A single region of the Spirochaetota bacterium genome encodes:
- a CDS encoding ABC transporter permease, with product MGYLIDGIIQAFQLLIGFDEETFSAIFATLKASSLSITFSLLIGIPAGFFLGYLDFPGKRQLRVLVDTLLALPTVVVGLLVYAFISRSGPCGDYNLLFTLPGIAIAQCLLVIPIVIALTATAVESLDRRLRITLLTLGADARQVAIDSLLEARYAVLGAAIAAYGRAISEVGISMMIGGNIKWYTRTITTAIAMETGKGEFAMGIALGMVLLLLAFSINWSLIILKNKS from the coding sequence ATGGGATATCTTATTGACGGCATCATACAAGCATTCCAGTTGCTTATAGGTTTTGATGAAGAGACCTTTTCGGCTATCTTCGCAACGCTAAAAGCGTCATCGCTCTCAATCACTTTCAGCCTTTTAATTGGGATCCCCGCTGGTTTTTTTCTGGGTTATCTTGATTTCCCTGGGAAAAGGCAGTTGAGAGTATTAGTTGATACTCTTCTTGCCCTCCCAACCGTTGTTGTCGGCTTATTGGTTTATGCTTTTATCTCACGGAGTGGGCCATGTGGGGATTATAACCTTTTGTTTACCCTACCTGGAATAGCAATAGCTCAATGTTTACTTGTTATCCCTATTGTAATCGCGCTTACTGCCACAGCAGTTGAAAGCCTTGACAGGCGTCTGAGAATAACACTGCTAACACTTGGGGCTGACGCTAGGCAGGTTGCTATTGACAGCTTACTGGAAGCTCGATATGCCGTTTTAGGCGCTGCGATAGCTGCATATGGGAGGGCAATTTCAGAAGTTGGCATCTCAATGATGATCGGGGGCAATATTAAATGGTATACTAGGACTATTACAACTGCAATAGCCATGGAGACAGGAAAGGGGGAATTCGCCATGGGTATAGCATTAGGTATGGTGTTATTACTCCTGGCTTTTTCTATTAATTGGTCACTGATTATTCTTAAGAACAAATCATAA